A single window of Streptococcus cristatus ATCC 51100 DNA harbors:
- a CDS encoding DUF2142 domain-containing protein has translation MKRSKTIKIENIFLVLATVFVMTFMVVQPINRVPDEMNHARMTWEIFHKPTEKTYKWMENISSEPHISPTEYKKLFTEKLDLSQEESTLGINLKTLSFLPQLIGMTLGSFIYPSVGVIIMMGRFFNGLAYILGVYFLIKYFKYGKKALFFISLLPIMVQQAASLSYDVMNYLEIMLVIGFFTNIASSKKFTNKNFIQLLIISVGLFATKLNNVLLLGLLPFIDFEIEGFLAVLNKPFLAIKAFIGRHRYVFYSLAFVAVFLALHLLFRHQGGIFHYSRVLLNTLFKQRMNGDLNTILTIGLFGFLGIFTIQLPLWLIFLDVAVLTIIFLQSKKDFMTKSYATVSAYLFLLQVIAVVTIMYLEWTPIVLGKGAQISVGTQGRYFTPFLILFLPLLANIGKLEIQERTVKNLLIGTLSANFLISIYLMIPFYWNW, from the coding sequence TTGAAAAGAAGTAAGACGATAAAAATAGAAAATATCTTTTTGGTCTTGGCGACGGTCTTTGTTATGACATTTATGGTGGTTCAACCGATCAACCGTGTTCCAGATGAGATGAATCACGCCCGCATGACTTGGGAGATTTTCCATAAACCGACAGAGAAAACCTACAAGTGGATGGAAAATATCTCTTCGGAACCGCATATTTCTCCAACAGAGTATAAGAAGCTTTTTACGGAAAAATTGGATTTATCTCAGGAAGAGTCTACTTTGGGGATTAATTTAAAAACTCTTTCCTTTTTACCGCAGCTAATTGGCATGACCTTGGGATCGTTTATCTATCCATCAGTGGGAGTTATTATCATGATGGGGCGATTCTTTAATGGCCTAGCCTATATTTTGGGTGTTTACTTCCTGATTAAGTATTTTAAGTACGGCAAGAAGGCTCTCTTTTTCATTTCACTTCTGCCGATTATGGTTCAGCAGGCAGCTTCTCTCTCCTATGATGTAATGAACTATTTGGAGATTATGCTAGTTATTGGTTTTTTCACTAATATTGCTTCCAGCAAGAAATTTACCAATAAGAATTTCATCCAGCTTTTGATTATATCTGTTGGACTCTTTGCAACCAAACTGAACAATGTCTTATTGCTAGGCTTGTTGCCTTTCATTGATTTTGAAATTGAAGGATTCTTAGCTGTTTTGAACAAGCCTTTTCTGGCGATCAAGGCATTTATTGGTCGTCATCGCTATGTTTTTTACAGTTTGGCTTTTGTTGCTGTTTTCTTAGCCTTGCATTTGCTTTTTCGTCATCAAGGAGGGATTTTCCACTACAGTAGGGTTCTGCTCAACACTTTGTTTAAACAGCGCATGAACGGTGACCTCAATACCATATTGACCATTGGTCTCTTTGGATTTTTGGGTATTTTCACCATTCAGTTGCCCCTGTGGCTAATCTTTCTTGATGTAGCGGTACTGACTATCATTTTCTTGCAGTCTAAGAAGGATTTTATGACGAAGTCCTATGCAACTGTCTCTGCATATCTTTTCCTTTTGCAGGTCATTGCTGTTGTCACTATCATGTACCTAGAGTGGACTCCAATTGTTTTAGGAAAAGGTGCTCAGATATCCGTTGGAACTCAGGGCCGCTATTTCACGCCTTTCCTAATTCTATTCTTACCCCTTCTTGCAAATATAGGCAAGCTGGAGATTCAGGAGCGGACAGTTAAAAACTTGCTTATAGGCACTTTGTCAGCTAACTTTTTAATTTCAATCTATTTAATGATTCCATTCTATTGGAATTGGTAA
- the cps2T gene encoding beta 1-4 rhamnosyltransferase Cps2T produces the protein MRHVFIIGSRGLPAKYGGFETFVEKLVENKVSSKIQYHVACLSDDEAFHHFDYKGVDCFTIKAPKLGPARVIAYDMMSINYSLKLVQEQQIERPIFYILGNTIGAFVAPFAHKIHKAGGTFFINPDGLEWKRAKWPKPVQAYLKYSEKVMTKHADLVIADNQGIESYIKESYPWSKTAFIAYGTDLQLSSLDSQDARVHDFFEKWQSREKEYYLIVGRFVPENNYETIIREFMKSKTQRDLLIICNHEGNSYFEELKQKTGFDKDSRIKFVGTVYDQELLKYIRNQAFAYLHGHEVGGTNPGLLEALAQTDANLVLDVDFNHQVAQETALYWQKEEGQLAQLIDKVDGQLDFSELGQAAKENMKENYTWEKIVGEYEELFLS, from the coding sequence ATGAGACATGTCTTCATCATCGGGAGTCGAGGACTTCCTGCTAAATATGGAGGATTTGAAACCTTTGTTGAAAAATTAGTAGAAAATAAGGTTTCTTCCAAAATCCAGTATCATGTAGCTTGTTTGTCGGATGATGAAGCTTTTCATCATTTTGATTACAAGGGAGTGGATTGCTTCACCATTAAGGCTCCTAAATTAGGGCCGGCTCGGGTGATCGCCTATGATATGATGTCCATCAATTATTCTTTAAAGCTAGTGCAAGAGCAGCAGATTGAGCGTCCAATTTTTTATATTTTGGGCAATACGATTGGAGCCTTTGTGGCGCCTTTTGCACATAAAATTCATAAAGCGGGCGGGACTTTCTTTATCAATCCGGATGGTCTGGAATGGAAGCGGGCTAAGTGGCCTAAGCCAGTTCAAGCTTATCTTAAATATTCTGAGAAGGTTATGACCAAGCATGCTGATCTGGTCATTGCGGACAACCAAGGCATTGAGAGTTATATAAAAGAATCCTATCCTTGGTCTAAGACAGCTTTCATTGCTTATGGGACAGATCTCCAGCTATCGTCTCTTGACTCTCAGGATGCTCGCGTGCATGATTTTTTTGAGAAATGGCAGAGCAGAGAAAAGGAATATTATTTGATTGTTGGACGTTTTGTGCCAGAAAATAACTACGAGACCATCATTCGGGAATTTATGAAATCCAAAACCCAACGTGACTTGCTGATTATCTGCAATCATGAAGGGAATTCTTATTTTGAAGAGTTAAAGCAGAAAACGGGTTTTGACAAGGACTCTCGGATTAAGTTTGTCGGGACTGTTTATGATCAGGAACTGCTCAAATATATCCGCAATCAAGCCTTTGCCTACTTGCATGGCCACGAAGTCGGTGGAACTAATCCTGGACTCTTGGAAGCTCTGGCTCAGACTGATGCCAATTTGGTTTTGGATGTGGATTTCAATCATCAAGTAGCTCAAGAGACAGCTTTGTATTGGCAAAAAGAAGAGGGGCAGTTGGCCCAGCTGATTGACAAAGTGGATGGCCAACTTGATTTTTCTGAGCTAGGTCAGGCAGCCAAAGAAAATATGAAAGAAAACTACACCTGGGAAAAAATTGTAGGTGAATACGAGGAGCTATTTTTATCATGA
- a CDS encoding glycosyltransferase family 4 protein encodes MKKNILFISPTGTLDNGAEISIFHLMKYLVQDGYHVINAIPDYHVQVQQDYISTLAKEGIRTIALPSVKWWWEDAPGGLPGTHEERVNSYQENIAALRKLMADSHIDLVITNTVNMFQGAVAAACEDIPHFWLIHEFPEGEFGYYKEKIGVIDSLADEIFTVTGNLQKSLSFILPQREIKSFISHNEVVSIKLKQGSKKRFVSVGRVNDNKNQIELIQAYQNLENASDYELVFIGGWDETYKKKCDDYIQKNRLTNIFFLGHKDNPWEELTSEDICVFTSKIETFGLVYIEAILNGIPTIISDNQGYMTAYNLFEVGTIYQLGNIEQLTSILQDSIKNFSQQKDFVVKQRERIQNVYRIENNYAELLSAITEDNVRNKKLLYYFNSLFEFKKVSERKITHLFKKIIRRIIK; translated from the coding sequence ATGAAGAAAAACATTTTATTCATTTCGCCGACTGGAACATTGGATAATGGGGCAGAGATTTCTATTTTCCATCTGATGAAGTATTTGGTTCAAGATGGCTATCACGTTATCAATGCGATACCAGATTATCATGTCCAAGTCCAGCAAGACTATATTTCTACTCTTGCAAAAGAAGGAATTAGAACCATTGCTCTGCCATCGGTTAAATGGTGGTGGGAGGATGCACCAGGTGGTCTTCCTGGAACTCATGAAGAGAGGGTAAATTCTTACCAAGAAAATATTGCTGCGCTGAGAAAGTTAATGGCAGATAGCCATATTGACTTGGTCATTACAAATACAGTTAATATGTTTCAAGGAGCAGTAGCAGCAGCTTGTGAGGATATTCCGCATTTCTGGCTGATTCATGAATTTCCTGAGGGAGAATTTGGTTATTATAAAGAGAAAATTGGTGTTATAGACTCTTTAGCAGATGAGATATTCACTGTTACAGGAAACCTTCAAAAATCGCTATCTTTTATCTTGCCTCAGCGTGAAATTAAATCGTTTATTTCACATAATGAAGTCGTATCAATAAAACTAAAACAAGGAAGTAAGAAAAGGTTTGTTTCTGTTGGTCGAGTAAATGATAATAAAAATCAGATTGAACTGATTCAAGCTTATCAAAATTTAGAAAATGCTTCGGATTATGAGCTTGTATTTATTGGTGGTTGGGATGAAACTTATAAAAAGAAATGTGATGATTATATCCAAAAGAACCGATTAACAAATATTTTCTTTTTGGGGCACAAGGATAATCCTTGGGAAGAGTTAACATCAGAAGATATCTGTGTTTTTACTTCCAAAATTGAAACTTTTGGTTTAGTATACATAGAGGCTATTTTAAATGGGATTCCAACGATTATATCAGATAATCAAGGATATATGACAGCCTACAATTTATTTGAAGTCGGTACTATTTACCAATTAGGAAATATTGAACAGTTGACGAGTATTTTGCAAGATTCTATAAAAAATTTCTCACAGCAAAAAGACTTTGTTGTAAAACAAAGGGAGAGGATTCAAAATGTTTATCGAATAGAAAACAACTATGCTGAGTTGTTAAGTGCAATAACAGAGGATAATGTGAGAAATAAGAAATTATTGTATTATTTTAATAGTCTATTTGAATTCAAAAAAGTATCTGAAAGAAAAATTACCCACCTATTTAAAAAAATTATAAGAAGAATTATAAAATAG